In Comamonadaceae bacterium OS-1, a single window of DNA contains:
- a CDS encoding putative ABC transporter ATP-binding/permease protein, whose protein sequence is MNRRWYDVRVVLAMFWAAQRARLALGAMCAAMTVLAGMALLGLSGWFITATALAGLQAATALRFDVFMPSAGIRLLALGRTGSRYAERLVTHDATFAALAVLRERLFRGWARPDAARQLLAQPARLLFRLTADIDALESLYLRLLVPAVAALGAALLAGLVLGFMQPWLGVLLALWLLGAGWGMAVVVAQRAGPAAVRRAHALELLRERAVDLVAGQTELAMAGQLQAQRAALAAADQQLARADLALNRLEAHAGAAYGMAGSLTLVAVLLAAAALVEQGRIGAPAAALALLLALTATEPFAALRRGALEAGRSWRAARRLAPRMAQAAQPGSPVCGGADFAVQFSAVSVAYPGSPLRALQPTSFTLAQGERVALVGPSGAGKSTLLALVAGELAADAGSVQVQAHSLLTQRSELFADTLRDNLRLADPVASDAQLWAALEVAGLADAVRAMAAGLDTRLGEGGLGLSGGQLRRLALARLLLRPVGLWLLDEPTEALDTETAHDVLQRLAAQAHGKTLLVATHLRREAALADRLLLLRAGRITADLRRGTADFDAALQALRPD, encoded by the coding sequence ATGAACCGGCGCTGGTACGACGTGCGGGTGGTTCTGGCCATGTTCTGGGCCGCACAGCGGGCGCGGCTGGCGCTGGGGGCCATGTGTGCCGCCATGACGGTGCTGGCCGGTATGGCGCTGCTGGGCTTGTCGGGCTGGTTCATCACCGCCACGGCGCTGGCGGGCCTGCAGGCCGCCACGGCGCTGCGGTTCGATGTGTTCATGCCGTCTGCAGGCATTCGCCTGCTGGCTCTGGGGCGTACGGGCTCGCGTTACGCCGAGCGGCTGGTGACGCACGATGCCACTTTTGCTGCGCTGGCCGTCTTGCGCGAGCGCTTGTTCCGCGGTTGGGCCCGACCCGATGCGGCACGCCAACTGCTGGCGCAACCGGCCCGCCTGCTGTTTCGCCTGACCGCCGATATCGACGCGCTGGAGTCGCTGTACCTGCGCCTGCTGGTGCCCGCCGTGGCGGCACTGGGCGCGGCCTTGCTGGCCGGGCTGGTGTTGGGTTTTATGCAGCCCTGGCTGGGGGTGTTGTTGGCCCTGTGGCTGCTGGGTGCGGGCTGGGGCATGGCCGTGGTGGTGGCGCAGCGCGCCGGGCCTGCGGCGGTACGCCGGGCCCATGCGCTGGAGCTGCTGCGGGAGCGCGCCGTGGATCTGGTGGCCGGGCAGACCGAGCTGGCCATGGCCGGGCAACTGCAGGCCCAGCGCGCCGCCCTGGCCGCCGCCGACCAGCAACTGGCCCGGGCCGATCTGGCGTTGAACCGCCTGGAAGCCCACGCCGGCGCTGCTTACGGCATGGCGGGGAGCCTGACGCTGGTGGCGGTGCTGCTGGCCGCCGCGGCATTGGTGGAGCAGGGCCGTATCGGCGCTCCCGCCGCCGCGCTGGCCTTGCTGCTGGCCTTGACCGCCACCGAACCCTTTGCGGCCCTGCGCCGGGGCGCGCTGGAGGCGGGCCGCAGCTGGCGTGCCGCCCGGCGGCTGGCCCCGCGCATGGCGCAGGCCGCGCAGCCCGGTTCCCCCGTCTGTGGTGGCGCAGATTTCGCCGTGCAGTTCAGCGCGGTCAGTGTGGCTTACCCCGGTAGCCCGCTGCGTGCGCTGCAACCCACCTCGTTCACGCTGGCCCAAGGCGAGCGCGTGGCCCTGGTGGGCCCCAGCGGGGCGGGCAAGTCCACGCTGCTGGCCCTGGTGGCGGGCGAGTTGGCCGCGGACGCGGGCAGTGTCCAGGTGCAAGCGCACAGCCTGTTGACCCAGCGCAGCGAACTGTTTGCCGATACCTTGCGCGACAACCTGCGCCTGGCCGACCCCGTGGCCTCGGATGCCCAGCTATGGGCCGCGCTGGAGGTGGCAGGCCTGGCCGACGCGGTGCGGGCCATGGCGGCGGGGCTGGACACGCGGCTGGGCGAGGGCGGGCTGGGCCTGTCGGGTGGCCAGCTGCGCCGCCTGGCCCTGGCGCGGCTGCTGTTGCGCCCCGTAGGCCTATGGCTACTGGACGAACCTACCGAGGCGCTGGATACTGAGACGGCCCACGATGTCCTGCAGCGTCTGGCAGCACAAGCCCACGGCAAAACCCTGTTGGTGGCCACCCATTTGCGCCGCGAGGCGGCGCTGGCCGACCGCCTGCTGCTCCTGCGCGCTGGCCGCATCACGGCCGATCTGCGGCGCGGGACGGCGGACTTTGATGCCGCGCTCCAGGCGTTGCGACCCGATTGA
- the btuD_8 gene encoding vitamin B12 import ATP-binding protein BtuD: MQNTQPQPRLRSLAPWGLGGVVQGMAAVLWLPQAALLAWAVQGLAEGRGLNAVLLPAAGVLLLGALRALAEAWGLLRVFAAARQYVSDLRAQVAAVLAARSPLDAARPASGLAASVVAEQAEAVLPYLVRYQPARWRAMVVPLLILPAVAYFSWAAALVLLVAAPLIPVFMALVGWRAQAASAAQMVEMGQMNAFLLDRLRGLASLRALDAVDATAHRLGASAQSLRQRTMAVLRIAFLSSAVLELFAALGVAMVAAYVGFHLLGSIPWGSWGQRLGLGEGLFILLLAPAFFEPLRELAAVWHDRAAGEAALAALEELAQDGVPLPGAAVPPAGLRSLGAPSVQVQGLHFGHAGEVPVLANFGLRVAAGEHVALMGPSGAGKTALLHLLAGLVPAQQGRISIGGVLLTDTSASALRQRMGWMGQKPHIFAGSVQDHVVLGRSGVAQDDVLAALQQAGLGRVAQAGVGVALGEGGTGLSGGELVRLALARLVLHADADLLLVDEPTAHLDTETAQGVADALLQFAQGKTLIAATHDPVLAARMHRVVQLDADLVRAVA, from the coding sequence ATGCAAAACACCCAGCCCCAACCCCGATTACGCAGCCTGGCCCCTTGGGGCCTGGGCGGTGTGGTGCAGGGCATGGCCGCCGTGCTGTGGCTGCCCCAAGCGGCCTTGCTGGCCTGGGCCGTGCAAGGCCTGGCCGAAGGCCGCGGCTTGAATGCCGTGCTTCTGCCCGCCGCCGGGGTGCTGCTGCTGGGCGCGTTGCGTGCGCTGGCCGAGGCCTGGGGCTTGCTCCGGGTATTCGCGGCAGCCCGCCAATACGTGTCGGACCTGCGCGCACAGGTGGCTGCTGTGCTGGCGGCACGCTCGCCGCTGGATGCCGCCCGGCCCGCTTCGGGGTTGGCGGCCAGTGTGGTGGCCGAGCAGGCCGAGGCGGTGCTGCCCTATCTGGTGCGTTACCAGCCCGCACGTTGGCGGGCCATGGTGGTACCGCTGCTGATCCTGCCCGCCGTGGCCTATTTTTCCTGGGCGGCGGCCCTGGTGCTGCTGGTGGCGGCCCCGCTGATTCCGGTTTTCATGGCCCTGGTGGGTTGGCGCGCCCAGGCGGCCAGCGCCGCCCAGATGGTGGAGATGGGCCAGATGAACGCCTTTTTGCTCGACCGCCTGCGCGGTCTGGCCAGCTTGCGCGCACTGGATGCCGTGGATGCCACGGCCCACCGGCTGGGAGCCTCGGCCCAGTCGCTGCGCCAGCGCACCATGGCGGTTCTGCGGATTGCGTTCTTGTCGTCTGCGGTGCTGGAGCTGTTTGCGGCCCTGGGTGTGGCCATGGTGGCGGCCTATGTGGGCTTCCATTTGCTGGGCAGCATCCCCTGGGGGAGCTGGGGACAGCGCCTGGGCCTGGGCGAGGGTCTGTTCATTCTGCTGCTGGCTCCGGCCTTTTTCGAACCCCTGCGCGAACTGGCAGCGGTGTGGCACGACCGGGCTGCTGGCGAGGCGGCCCTGGCAGCGCTGGAAGAACTTGCCCAGGACGGCGTGCCTTTGCCTGGCGCTGCGGTGCCACCTGCGGGTCTGCGCAGCCTGGGTGCACCTTCGGTCCAGGTACAGGGTCTGCATTTTGGCCATGCGGGCGAAGTCCCGGTGTTGGCGAATTTCGGGCTGCGGGTGGCCGCGGGCGAGCATGTGGCGCTGATGGGGCCCAGTGGCGCGGGCAAGACGGCTTTGCTGCATCTGCTGGCGGGCCTGGTGCCTGCGCAGCAGGGGCGCATCTCCATTGGCGGCGTGCTGCTGACCGACACCTCCGCGTCGGCTCTGCGCCAACGCATGGGCTGGATGGGGCAAAAGCCGCATATCTTTGCGGGCTCGGTGCAGGACCATGTGGTGCTGGGCCGCTCCGGTGTGGCCCAAGACGATGTGCTGGCGGCGCTGCAGCAGGCCGGTCTGGGCCGCGTCGCCCAGGCGGGTGTGGGCGTGGCGCTGGGCGAGGGCGGCACCGGCTTGTCGGGTGGCGAGCTGGTACGGCTGGCGCTGGCCCGGCTGGTGCTGCATGCCGATGCCGACCTGCTGCTGGTGGACGAACCCACCGCCCATCTGGACACCGAAACGGCCCAGGGCGTGGCCGATGCGCTGCTGCAGTTCGCCCAGGGCAAGACCCTGATCGCCGCCACCCACGACCCGGTGCTGGCTGCGCGCATGCACCGGGTGGTGCAACTGGATGCCGATCTGGTGAGGGCCGTGGCATGA
- the cysM gene encoding cysteine synthase B, with protein MQKQDQYYGTVQGMKYPTIEDVIGKTPMVALQRIGAAGNAERGNVVLGKLEGNNPAGSVKDRPALSMIQRAQERGEISVGDTLIEATSGNTGIALAMAAAVKGYRMVLIMPEDLSIERAQTMKAFGAELILTPKSGGMEYARDLADQMQREGKGRVLDQFANADNPRAHYENTGPEIWADTQGQITHFVSAMGTTGTITGVSKFLKEKNPAIRIIGAQPSEGSRIPGIRKWPQAYLPKIYDPSHVDELAYVSQDDAEEMCRRMAREEGIFAGISAAGACWVAQQIAERETNATVVFIVCDRGDRYLSTGVFPA; from the coding sequence ATGCAGAAGCAAGACCAATATTATGGCACAGTGCAGGGTATGAAATATCCAACCATTGAAGATGTCATCGGAAAAACCCCGATGGTGGCGCTACAGCGCATTGGTGCAGCCGGTAACGCTGAGCGCGGTAATGTGGTGCTGGGCAAGCTGGAGGGCAACAACCCTGCCGGTTCAGTCAAGGACCGGCCCGCGCTGTCGATGATCCAGCGGGCGCAGGAGCGCGGCGAGATCAGCGTGGGCGACACCCTGATCGAGGCCACCTCCGGCAACACCGGCATTGCGCTGGCCATGGCCGCGGCGGTCAAGGGCTACCGCATGGTGCTGATCATGCCGGAGGACCTGTCCATCGAGCGGGCGCAGACCATGAAGGCCTTCGGGGCCGAGCTGATCCTCACGCCCAAGAGCGGCGGCATGGAATACGCCCGCGACCTGGCCGACCAGATGCAGCGCGAGGGCAAGGGCCGGGTGCTGGACCAGTTCGCCAACGCCGACAATCCGCGGGCCCACTACGAGAACACCGGCCCGGAAATCTGGGCCGACACGCAGGGCCAGATCACCCATTTCGTCAGCGCCATGGGCACCACCGGCACCATCACCGGCGTGTCGAAGTTTCTGAAGGAAAAGAACCCGGCCATCCGCATCATCGGGGCCCAGCCCAGCGAGGGCTCGCGCATCCCCGGTATCCGCAAATGGCCGCAGGCGTATTTGCCCAAGATTTACGACCCTTCGCACGTGGACGAACTGGCCTATGTGAGCCAGGACGATGCCGAGGAAATGTGCCGCCGCATGGCGCGCGAAGAGGGGATTTTTGCGGGCATCTCCGCCGCCGGGGCCTGCTGGGTGGCGCAGCAGATTGCCGAGCGCGAGACCAACGCCACGGTGGTGTTCATCGTCTGCGACCGGGGTGACCGGTATTTGTCTACCGGCGTGTTTCCGGCTTAG
- the cydA gene encoding cytochrome bd-I ubiquinol oxidase subunit 1, whose protein sequence is MDLDIVDLSRLQFGLTALYHFLFVPLTIGLAVLLAIMETVYVMTGRPIWRDMTQFWGGLFGINFAMGVATGIVMEFQFGMNWSYYSHYVGDVFGAPLAIEGLMAFFMEATFVGLFFFGWDRLSKLGHLAVTWAVALGTNLSALWILIANGWMQNPVGAAFNPQTMRMEVTDFYAVLTNPVAQAKFVHTVSAGYTMASLFVLGVAAWYVLHGRHTELAKRSMTVAASFGLAAALSVVVLGDESGYLSTEHQKMKLASIEAMWETEPAPAAFTAFGFPDQKARETHYAVHIPGVMGLIGTRSLNTEILGIDDLVMHAELNIRVGISAYDALQKIRDPATDPAAREVAASIFEKNGNAMGYALLLKRYVDDPRQATAEQVAQAARDTIPPVAPLFWSFRVMAGLGMFFIVLTGTFFVLSARRKLDAYPWLLRVAVWAIPLPWVAAECGWVVAELGRQPWVIEGVLPTAVAVSNLGASTVLATIVGFVALYTVLFVIEMKLLLKAIRKGPQAHPGLPPSTAPVGAPRTAAT, encoded by the coding sequence ATGGACCTTGATATTGTGGATCTGTCCCGGCTGCAGTTTGGCTTGACGGCGCTGTACCACTTCCTGTTTGTGCCGCTGACCATCGGTTTGGCGGTGCTGCTGGCCATCATGGAGACGGTCTACGTGATGACCGGCCGTCCCATCTGGCGCGACATGACCCAGTTCTGGGGCGGGCTGTTTGGCATCAATTTCGCGATGGGCGTGGCCACCGGCATCGTGATGGAGTTCCAGTTCGGCATGAACTGGAGCTACTACAGCCATTACGTGGGCGACGTGTTTGGCGCACCGCTGGCCATCGAGGGGCTGATGGCCTTCTTCATGGAAGCCACGTTTGTGGGCCTATTCTTCTTTGGCTGGGACCGGCTGTCCAAGCTGGGGCATCTGGCCGTGACCTGGGCGGTGGCCTTGGGTACCAATTTGTCGGCGCTGTGGATTCTGATTGCCAACGGCTGGATGCAAAACCCGGTGGGCGCGGCCTTCAACCCGCAAACCATGCGCATGGAGGTGACCGACTTTTATGCCGTGCTGACCAATCCGGTGGCCCAGGCCAAGTTTGTGCACACGGTGTCGGCGGGCTACACCATGGCATCGCTGTTTGTGCTGGGCGTGGCGGCCTGGTATGTGCTGCACGGCAGGCATACCGAGTTGGCCAAGCGCTCGATGACGGTGGCGGCATCGTTCGGTCTGGCTGCCGCGCTGTCGGTGGTGGTGCTGGGCGATGAAAGCGGCTATTTGTCCACCGAACACCAGAAGATGAAGCTGGCCTCCATCGAAGCCATGTGGGAGACCGAACCGGCGCCCGCGGCCTTCACCGCCTTCGGTTTTCCCGACCAAAAGGCGCGTGAAACGCATTACGCCGTGCATATCCCGGGGGTGATGGGCCTGATCGGCACCCGCTCGCTGAACACGGAGATCCTGGGCATCGACGACCTGGTCATGCATGCCGAGCTGAATATCCGGGTGGGTATTTCGGCCTACGATGCATTGCAGAAGATCCGCGACCCGGCCACCGACCCCGCAGCCCGCGAGGTGGCCGCAAGCATCTTCGAGAAGAACGGCAACGCCATGGGCTATGCGCTGCTGCTCAAACGCTATGTGGACGATCCACGCCAGGCCACGGCAGAGCAGGTGGCCCAGGCCGCCCGTGACACCATTCCGCCCGTGGCCCCCTTGTTTTGGTCCTTCCGGGTGATGGCGGGTCTGGGAATGTTTTTCATTGTGCTGACCGGCACCTTCTTCGTGCTGTCGGCGCGCCGCAAGCTGGATGCCTACCCCTGGCTGCTGCGGGTGGCGGTGTGGGCAATTCCGCTGCCCTGGGTGGCGGCGGAATGCGGCTGGGTGGTGGCCGAGCTGGGCCGCCAGCCGTGGGTGATCGAGGGTGTGCTGCCCACCGCGGTGGCTGTCTCCAACCTGGGGGCCAGCACGGTGCTGGCCACGATAGTGGGCTTTGTGGCTTTGTACACCGTGCTGTTCGTGATCGAGATGAAGCTGCTGCTCAAGGCCATCCGCAAGGGGCCGCAAGCCCACCCCGGGCTGCCACCGTCCACCGCGCCTGTGGGCGCACCCCGTACCGCTGCTACCTGA
- the nudC gene encoding NADH pyrophosphatase, whose translation MPSAFKFCPQCATPLALISQLEDGGPQQRLRCPACDFTHWNNPTPVLGAIVEYDGQILLARNAAWTNAMYALITGFMEAGETPQEGIAREILEETNLQTSVLNLVGVYDFQRMNQVLIVYHAVAHGEVRLSPELVDYRLVDLADVKCWPAGTGYAMADFLRGRGFEPQFMEPMLPNPVASASH comes from the coding sequence ATGCCTTCCGCTTTTAAATTCTGCCCCCAGTGCGCCACGCCGCTGGCCCTGATCAGCCAGTTGGAAGACGGCGGCCCCCAGCAGCGGCTGCGCTGCCCGGCCTGCGACTTCACGCACTGGAACAACCCCACGCCGGTGCTGGGGGCGATTGTGGAATACGACGGGCAGATCCTGCTGGCGCGCAACGCGGCCTGGACCAACGCCATGTACGCGCTGATCACCGGCTTCATGGAGGCGGGCGAAACCCCGCAAGAGGGCATCGCCCGCGAGATCCTGGAAGAAACCAACCTGCAGACTTCGGTGCTGAACCTGGTGGGCGTGTACGACTTTCAGCGCATGAACCAGGTGCTGATCGTCTACCACGCGGTGGCCCATGGCGAGGTGCGCCTGTCACCCGAACTGGTGGACTACCGGCTGGTCGACCTGGCCGACGTGAAGTGCTGGCCCGCCGGGACCGGCTATGCGATGGCGGATTTCTTGCGCGGGCGCGGCTTTGAGCCGCAGTTCATGGAGCCCATGCTGCCCAACCCGGTT
- the cydB gene encoding cytochrome bd-I ubiquinol oxidase subunit 2, producing MVLHELLSYETLRLVWWLLLGVLLVGFAVTDGFDLGVGMLLPFAGRDDVERRVIINSVGPVWEGNQVWLVLGGGAIFAAWPPLYAVSFSGFYLAMFAILLALILRPVAFKFRSKREEPAWRARWDAVLCFSGFVPSLIFGVAIGNVLQGVPFRFSSDMHIFYEGTFFGLLNPFALLCGLVSVAMLLLHGSAWLVLKTAGPVAERARAIGSVAAIASVALYALAGWAMWGWVVGYQVTSALPVNGPSNPLLKTVALQSGAWFANYAAHPGLWLVPALGLAGPLLALVCLRVRRGGLALLASGLSIACIILGVGVSMFPFILPSSLDPRSSLMVWDASSSHLTLFIMLVVTAVFIPLIVAYTSWVYKVMWGKVDAEAIRDNRGHAY from the coding sequence ATGGTCTTACATGAACTGCTTTCGTACGAAACCCTGCGCCTGGTCTGGTGGCTGCTGCTGGGGGTGTTGCTGGTCGGCTTTGCCGTGACTGATGGCTTTGACCTCGGCGTGGGCATGCTGCTGCCGTTTGCCGGGCGCGACGATGTGGAGCGCCGCGTCATCATCAACAGCGTGGGCCCGGTGTGGGAGGGCAACCAGGTCTGGCTGGTGCTGGGTGGCGGGGCTATTTTTGCGGCCTGGCCACCGTTGTACGCCGTGTCGTTTTCGGGCTTTTACCTGGCCATGTTTGCCATTTTGCTGGCCCTGATCCTGCGGCCCGTGGCTTTCAAATTCCGCAGCAAGCGCGAAGAACCCGCCTGGCGCGCCCGCTGGGATGCGGTGCTGTGCTTCAGCGGTTTCGTGCCGTCGCTGATTTTTGGCGTGGCCATCGGCAATGTGCTGCAGGGTGTGCCCTTCCGTTTCTCCAGCGACATGCACATCTTTTACGAGGGTACTTTCTTCGGCCTGCTCAACCCGTTTGCGCTGCTGTGCGGCCTGGTGTCGGTGGCCATGCTGTTGTTGCACGGCAGCGCCTGGCTGGTGTTGAAGACGGCGGGCCCGGTGGCCGAGCGGGCGCGTGCCATCGGCAGCGTGGCCGCCATCGCCAGCGTGGCGTTGTATGCGCTGGCGGGCTGGGCGATGTGGGGCTGGGTGGTGGGCTACCAGGTCACCAGCGCCTTGCCGGTGAACGGACCGTCGAACCCGCTGCTGAAAACGGTGGCCTTGCAGTCTGGTGCCTGGTTTGCCAACTACGCGGCCCACCCCGGGCTGTGGCTGGTACCGGCGCTGGGGCTGGCCGGGCCCTTGCTGGCCCTGGTGTGCCTGCGCGTGCGCCGTGGCGGACTGGCTTTGCTGGCCAGCGGACTGTCGATTGCCTGCATCATCTTGGGCGTGGGCGTGTCGATGTTTCCATTCATCCTGCCCTCGTCGCTGGACCCGCGTTCCAGCCTGATGGTGTGGGATGCATCGTCCAGCCATCTGACCCTGTTCATCATGCTGGTGGTCACCGCGGTCTTCATCCCCCTGATCGTGGCCTATACCAGCTGGGTCTATAAGGTGATGTGGGGCAAGGTGGATGCCGAGGCTATCCGCGACAACCGTGGCCACGCGTACTGA